The DNA window GTTCGATATacaagagtataaaattaaatatttacaagacaataaaaatatttactctTCTTAAAAGACAATAAATCTCATTTGTCTTGATATTATgtgaaataaaaatatgttattatttaaatatctagaagacaataaaatattttttttattaatgcatATAGCTATAACATTGTAGGTactcaattatttaaatatgttcTACGTACtcaatttaaatttgttattatttatgttttttactAAAGCTAATATAAAACTTAATAATTACTATTTTAAAGGAtttattttcctatttattCATTCTAATGAATAATTATAAATCTATAATGCAACAtgttttttactattaaatCCTAACACAATTCATGCATAACAATTATTTGTAAAATACTCAGGTATGTTGCCGTGGGTAACGAAGCTTTCCTCAAAACATATAACGGCCGATTTGTGAATGCCACATTTCCCGCCATTCAAAATATTCAAGCTGCCCTGATTAAAGCTGGTTTAGGGAGGCAAGTGAAAGTGACTACTCCTCTAAATGCAGATGTGTACCAAAGTGACAGTGGCCTTCCATCAGGTGGAAACTTTAGGCCAGACATTCAAGATCAAATGATCAACATAATAAAGTTCCTACGGCAAAATGGTGGCCCTTTAACATTCAACATCTACCCATTCTTAAGTATGGATGCTGACCCAAACTTTCCAAAAGAATTTGCATTCTTTGATGGCTCTGCTTCCCCTGTGGTAGATGGGTCAATAACATACACCAACGTGTTTGATGCAAACTTTGACACACTAGTTTCAGCTCTCGAAAAGAATGGCTTCAGCTCCATGCCAATCATAGTAGGAGAGGTTGGATGGCCAACGGATGGAAGCGCTAACGCAAACATAAAGAATGCTCAGAGGTTTAATCAGGGACTATTTGACCGGATAGTGAAAAAACAAGGAACTCCAAAGCGCACCACTGCTCCAGATATCTACGTGTTCGGCCTCATAGACGAAGATGCAAAGAGCATTGAGCCAGGACCTTTTGAGCGGCATTGGGGTGTGTTTAACTTTGATGGATCAATAAAGTACCCTTTGAATCTTGGTGGTGGAAAATCACTAGTTGCTGCAAAGGGGGTGAAGTATTTACCAAAACAATGGTGTGTAATGTCAAATCAAGCAAATCCAACGGATCCTAGTTTTGCTGACAGCATCAGCAAAGCTTGCACTTATGCCGATTGCACTAGTCTTTCTCCAGGTGCATCCTGTGGCAATTTGGACCCTAGGGGTAATGCTTCTTATGCATTTAATATGTATTATCAAACCATGGATCAACGCAAAGATGCGTGCAATTTCAATGGACTTTCTGCAATTACtaccataaatccttcaccacCTCAAGGTTCTTGCAAATTTGAGATCATGATtgatcttggaaagcatgagaATAAGTCAACTACTTCTTTTGCTGAATCAATGAAGGGAACATGTTCAATGGTCATGCTGGTATTAAGCTTTATGTTCACTATGTTAGTGTCCATTATCAGCGCTTAGTTTTTACTAATTATTATGTGTGTTGTGTGATGAGAGTTTCACAAATTCACAGGTTcaatttgttttcttctcttttatttttgtatattctcaCCTTATATTTATATTTCCGATCCCAAACATGATAAATTGAACGTAGTATATATGTTTAATAATTAGATCTGATTCTTCAAGTGCCGCTCtgctttttatatttaataaaatgtaGTTCATCACATATCATTTACCGGAGCACTTTTACTTTATAATAGTCTAATTATAATGTAGAtattaaattcaacaaaaatactatttatacacTAAATTTAACTATcaaaattagtcattatatatttatgtataaatatatatatagtttaatttattgttagtatatatttagtattttaatgtgtaatataatagttaattttggtaattaattttaatatatacctaATAAAGTTGTAGATTCAATTAATAAGATGTTGCTGATTGTAAACAATGCAATATGCAAAATGAtagcaaaaaatatttttaaaaacaaaaaggtTTGAAAATGACAAATGATGACACTATGTTTACCGAAAGTGAAATATCGTTCTCTTAAGGTTAAGGTATTGAAACACCCTAAACGTTTCCACTTTGTTCTAAATCTCCCTCTTAAATTTGATTGCTTTTACTTATAcggtaaatttttttattttggttttaattttattcttgaatggagatgaaattaatttcttaatgaaaatatgaaaatctCAAATTATTCTTATTTAGTAAAAGGTCTagaatacttttaaaaaaataatattacatgattaataaattttattatttttggttaatatttattcaattctaaatattaaaaattaaattctaaacatatattattttaaataacatTTGAAAGAGAAACTGATAGTATGCCTTTAGCATCAAATGATGCAATGTTATCATCAAGCCATGCGAAGTATTTACAATATAGTCTTGAACTCTATATAACATAGACAATGGTAAGTACATACTAAAAGGAGAGAAATTAAACAAAGttaagaaaaattcatattaCTTTAAAATTTGGACAATCATAAAATAGCCTATTAAGTTTAATTCTATTGAGGATAGGAATAAAATTGTATTTTGTCTACAATGGCACTACCGCATTGaacctcttcttttttttcgtcaCTGCAACACTTATAGCAGAGTCTTACTTTTATCATTGTCTACATCTCTTCCAAAGCTGTGAATAGACGTCGAACTAAACACTCTACTGTTGTTCATGGTAACTTAGGGCTCAGCAAATTAGACTCAATGGGAGAGATGAACACCAACAACGCATAAAATGTGGTGTCTCATTGAAAAGACGTTTTTTGGCCGATATGGATAAGAACAACTAAGCCTCTAATCATTTTACATTGTCCACGTATGCAACAAACATTCACTTAAATGTGTCAGCACACAAGATTAATGTAACACATCAGTATTTTTCATTTAGAATTGATGGAGAAACACTTAAGAGACCGTGTTGTGTTATGAAAGTAGAGGACAAGAATCGAAGTAAATCGTTTTTATCTTGAAAAGTAGCGTTGttattcataaaaaatgacAGAGACTAAGTTAGTAGTTTGCTCcaatttaaaagaaatcaaCTGCCACCTGCACTTAaagaaatttgagaaaaattaaaaaagatgagAGCAGAGAGTCAAGAGAAGTGAAAATAATTGAGATTATTGCATCAAATGAGAACTCATTTGAAATGAGACTTGTATAAAAGGACTTTACTTGTTGAAaagtgtaattatttttttacgaAAAAAGTAAAGATAAGTGTTTCACAATACACTTTATATTTACAATagttttaaacataaaatatttttcatgatCTCACTACACATCTAAGTATTTTTTGTCAACTAAATTCAACTAATTTAGTCCAAACTTAATGAAAATCACTCACATAATATGCGCATGAATTACATACTTCTTCTTCgcattccttttttttcttagcATGTTTCCTCCTCGTGGtcgtttttttattattattattgttaatgtatttttttcttttcttcttctttcttctagtAGTTATTGCaacatttttatttcttcttctttgtttatttttttgtttttatttttttaagaggatgacataaaaagaattataaaaatatgaaataagaaggaaaagatgaagaagatgatgttgataatgaaaaagaagataagaGAGTTTTGAATTGCGTAGAAATTATcagaaaaataatactaaaacgTTCTAACTGTAACACAgaaagttttttaattttgatatcgAAATTTCTTAACCGTGACAAAGGTTTTTGTCAAGAgagtaaaataataagaatgatgagaatgtgaaataacaaataattatgatatgagaaaaattttgaattgtgtataatttattaGAAATAGCATTCAAACTTTTTAACGGTGACATAGggagttttttaattttgacatcgaaattttaatttctaaacaaTGATACATATTTGTGTTGAAaggataaaataagaagaattatgagaatgttaaagaaaaagaagaataagaggaaggggagttttgaattatgtaaaatttattaaaaaaataacaccgaatttttttaactatgacataaaaaaatttttaactatttttttatcattaaactAATCAAGTGgtgttaaattcatatataagaGGTCTAGTCATCCTTTTGTCATTTGTAATAAaatgatgtattttttttatttcacaacacatttaaatatattttgttggttAAATGTGTTAAAATTTTGGATTTGTGGTTCTTTAAAGTTTTTTGtgtcatttataaaaaaattcggTGTCATTTCTAGTAGATTTTTTGtgtcattaataaaaaattttcgtGTTATTTTTGTTATCATCAAACTAATTATGTGATATTAAActaagatgatgatgatgaggatgataaTGATGGTAgtgataatgataatgaaagaggaagagaaaaaagaaagaggaaaagaaggaggGGAACATGTTAATGATAGTAATAATAAtgagagaggaagagaaaaaaaaagaggtaaagaaatcaaataaaaaaaagagaagaagaagaaaaatagaagaaaacaggtggaagaacaagaaaaagtgCGAAAATGTAATAAAAGCGTATAtgtaaatttgatttgattaaagtttaaattaaaagtttgaTTGTCTaacatttttgtatttttcaaataCATGACTTGTTAAATAATTATGTTAggtgtatattaaaaattaattattaaattagttacaAATATAAagcaaatattaaattataaaatatatattaaaaataaaataaataatatacatatttatatataaatacatcatgattatttttttacatgtatacagtatttttatttgttaaaatattatatttaactaaataataGTGTAACCAATTTAGCATGAATACtcaccaagaaaaaaaattacatgaataatatattttaaaataatttcgtTAGGTAACCAGTTAGAGTACTAGCCAATTCAACCAACTCTTATTGGATTGTATCTCAAGACCTATTACAACACCTAAACATCCGAATCCATTTACTTCTTGTTACCCTAGGCTATGTTTGGTTTATGTATAGGTGAAGACATAGACACAAATACACAAATATTGAAGACATATACATAAGGAGACACAAAATTTTTACTTTGTTTGGTAACTATGCTCAAGACAGAACATAAATTGTAAATGTCAATATTATCCTTATCTCCCCAAAAAAAATCACCACAGTCACTACTATTAAGGATAAAAGTGGAAAAACTTGTGTCTTAGCCTTTGTGTCTTAGTGTCTCAATAAAATGACAATACAcaaattttatgtatttgtgtaccAATGTATACCACCGTGTCTTTACTTACTTTATGtatttgaaaatcaaacatGAAACATGGGTGTGAGTGTATCACCGTGTCTCAAAATTTGGTGGACACACCCACTAAACAAACGGTGCCCTAGTTCACCTTTCACCTCCCCCATTTTTTCACCGCAACCACCTCGCTACCCCTGCCCTTTTCCGCCTCAGCTCCCTACGCCGTGCGTTCCCGACGATGAAGAAGCACCGCCCCGCCCCTATCGCCTCACTGCTCTGCGCCGTCTGAATAAGCAACGCGCTGCACTGCCTCTGCTCCCCATAGCCGTGCCGTGCATCTCTTCCCTTGCGTCGTGCGTTCCGAATGCCGAAGAAGCACCACACTGCGCTTGTCACCTCACTGCCCCGCGCCATCTGAATAAACAACGTATCGCACCGCCTTTGTTCCTCACAGTCGCGCCACACATCTATTTTCTTTGTGGCCCTTGTAGTTGGATATTTCTTAATGCAAGTTTGCGAGTGTTTATTCTTAATTGATGGAGGTTTATTTACTAGTTAGATGAATGCTTCTTTATGTTATAGatggatgtttcttttatttgaagGATGATTTTTTACTCTCAACTCGATGTATAAAATTTGGaatgtttcttctttttgttattgaatatttcttttatatagtagtggatgttttttttttgtagcaTGGAGATGTTTTTTGGTACACTACGAAGATGCAACGACAATTCACACGACGACACAACTACAACAGCTCGAGTCCTTGCAGCAAAGACATGACCAGCCGCAAGAATTCCCTCTAGCGGCGATGCGTGTGGCACACTGGATGACAGGAGTTGGAGCACTTTGACAAGTGGCGATATAGAAATCTGCATGAACGAAAACGTTGATGCGATAGAAAGGAATGTAAATACTATTATAGATGGTAATTATGGGGGGTTACTTTACATAATACTTATTATTCAAAAtctgtttaatatttaattatttaaattttaattttaaaaagaatttaatattaataattattaaatagaattgttttttttttggtggaTAAGGGAGGTCAAGAccccaaaacaaaaaacagaaaaagaaaaactaacaaGAGCCTCTCGGCCTTAGAGAACCATAACTATCTAACAAGAGAGAATTCGTAATGTCAGGAGGCGGAGTATCAAACAGATGAAGACCAAGAGGAAGGTGCTGTCCTTTCTTGGCAAGAGTGTCAGCTACAGTATTCGCTTCTCTCAGCGTATGCTTCCATTCAACCTTATGAATGCGGCTACTTAACAAGCTTATATCGTCAAGGAGAGGTTTGCAAGGATGAGAATTAGTACAACCTtctcttataaaattaatagccaTAGCCGAATCAGACTCGATGAGAACATGAGAGAATTCATTTGCTACCGCAATGTGCAGACCCTTTACAATGCCCCAGAGCTCAGCTTGTGTGATGGAGCAGCTACCTAAATTGCAAGAGAAGCCAACAACAAATCTGCCAAGGTGGTTACGAAACACTCCTCCACAAGCTGCATTGTTTTCTCGCTTGAAAAATGATCCATCCACGTTCAACTTCATGCAATTCTCTACAGGGGGATACCATTTTATCATGCTTATAGCTACAGTAcgatttctttttaattgggaGCTTTTCCTCATAACGCTCAACATCTCTTTTCCACAGAATTTAATAACTTCAAAAGCTGCTGTTGGGTGCATCCTCTTGccttcaaaaatatatttattacgGAAGAACCAGAGACATGAGCTTGCCACTCCAAAAATACATGACCAATCAGTTTCATTAGATAAATTGGCAAAGAGCCAATCTCTAATAGTCATGTCGAAGAAATCTGTAATAATGTCGTGAGCCTTGAAGAAGTTCCAAACGGCTTTGGCAAATGGACAATCTCTAAGTACGTGGAGAATATCTTCATCCGCTGCATTGCAAACCGGACATTGAGCAGAATTGGACATATGTCGTCTTCTCCGTTCTACATTTGTTAGAAGCACGTTGTGGGCCACTAACCAAAGGAAGGATTTGATTCTTTCAGTTCCTTTCCATCTCCAAACCAATTTAAAGAGCTCATCCGAGGGTGTTGCATCATCAATAATTGATTTGTATGCTGATTTGAGGGAGAAAGAACCATCTGATGTACCAGACCAAGCAATGCTATCCATTCCTTTCCATGGCGATGGAGGTGCCATTGCACTAATCCTCTTAATTACTGAGTCCGGGAGCCATTCGTTGAGCTTCGTTAAGTCCCAGGACCCTGAAACAGTAAGGAAGTCCGTCAAATTACAACAAGTATCTAAAGGACTGATTACCTGAGTTGCATGATGCTCCAGTTTTCCAAGTTCTGGCACCCAATTATGCTTCCAAAAATTGATGTTTGTTCCCTCTCCAATACGCCAAATAGAATTCTTTTCCACCCCATTCCAGGTTGTGCATATGCCTTTCCACAAGTTGGAAGCCTTATTTTTCCTAGAGACCCTTGGGAGCAGATCTTCTCCACAGTTGTATTTAGATCTCAACACTCTGGCCCATAAAGAGTCCTTCTTTTCTATTAGACCCCATCCCATTTTCATCATAAACGCATGATTCAGATCCTTTGCATGTCTAATACCAAGGCCTCCTGATTCTTTGGGACTATTTATCTTCTTCCAATTAACAAGATGAACCCTTTTTGATTGATCAGTTTCACCCCAAAGGAAGGACCTGCATTTACGATCAATTATGTCACAAGTAGCAACTGGTAAAATAGCAGTTTGCATTGTATAACTAGGTAAAGAAGATAAAACAGATTTCACCAGTGTTGTCCTTCCGGCCAATGACAAAGATGAAGCCTTCCAATTGTTGAGCCTAGTATTCAGCTTATCAATAATCCCACTATAGGTGTTCTTCGACACTCTAGAGTGAAGGAGAGGTACCCCAAATATTTACCAAGATCATCAGTTCTTGAAAATTGGATGGAGTTGCTGATTTCACTTATGACACTATTACCCACATTAGCGGAAAAGAAGATACGAGTTTTCTCATTGCTAACTTTTTGTCCTGAGCTCGAGCAAAAAGCATCTAAGACTTTGTTAATAACCTCGGCCTGTTCCATGCTAGCTTCGGCGAAAAGAATGAGATCATCCGCAAAACACAGATGGGATAGCTTAGGGCCATCTTTCTTGAGACAAATAggcttccaaaaccccaaattcACTGCAGAGGTAATAAGTTGAGAAAGTCTTTTCATGCATAAGACAAAAATAGAATTGTTTAAGTTAGATGATTTAAGAGTTgtccctatatttttttattttaaaatttttaatagtaaagcACTAAAGATCGAGGGTAGGATCATAGTTCTGCGAAGATTTTCAACTATAATTGTAGAGAAAGGGGATCATCGAAAATTATGCCCTAACTCTCGCATTAACCTCCAATTACTGGAAGTctgaaaaaaagatttaatttttattggattAACTTTGGTGATCACCTGTATATAACAGTTAGACGCGCTGTCACAAAAACCTAAATCTAATGCCTTATTATTTCCACTTCAGGAAAACCACAATCCAAGTAATTATTAACACTGCGGAGAGGCTGAAGAAGAAAAACCACGGCTCTGCATAGATctttcctttatctttgtttCAATGCATATTCGATCCAGAGGTTCCAGCATCTTCTTCAATTCCCTTCTCAACCTCAACGAAATTTTCTCAGCTTTTCCGTCATTTTGTTGCTGACTGATTCTTCCCGGTCAAAGCTACCCACGAATCGGGTCTTTCTTTATTTGATCCGAAGCAtagaaagatttttttatatgttttaaaaatattattttaatcaacAACCCTAAACTCCCATTGTCCGGGTGTCTCAGATTGGCTAGGGTTCGATATTCATTTCTTCCTTTAGAAAACAATTAGGTGTTTATGTTGTTTGTGGTAGGAGGAGGATAAAGACAATAGATACCCCTTTGTCTCCGCCTGAGATTGACTGATAAAAGGTTGGTCCTTGATGATTGCAGTATTCGACCCTAATTGGCcctcactctttttcaaaacagaATATTGCCTTTTTCGCTGTCAATTCTATCTGTTTTTGTTCATtcattttattctttgtttGCTTCTTAATGGTAATGCGAGAGTTCCAGGGAAAGATTCTGGttttatattatgtttaaattaaagaacagcCAATTCCCTGTGCGCTTCTTGTTTCAGCAAGCTCTGTATAATAAGAACCAAAATCAACATAAAATTCTCATGGCTTATTTGGCTGGTTACGATCCTTGTTCCCACTTGAGCAAGAGCTTTTCCCATTACcattctcttccttcttcttctgatcGTGGCAGCTACTTGTCTTTCCCATTTCTCCCAAATCTTGTTTATGCCAATGTTTTTGGGGTTGGCAGAAGCAACGGTTTTAGTCTTAGAGGTTGTAGCTTTGACACTAGTGGTGGTAGCAGTAATAGGAATGATAAAATTGTTGTGAAAGCGAATGCGAGGCCGCGCATTGTGGCTCGTCCTTTACAGCCTTTTTTGGCTGATTTTGAGCAAGGGAATTCTGTGAGGAATGATGGCCTTGATACTACTCTCATTGGTGCATCGGCTAATGGAACTCCTACTA is part of the Arachis duranensis cultivar V14167 chromosome 1, aradu.V14167.gnm2.J7QH, whole genome shotgun sequence genome and encodes:
- the LOC107496041 gene encoding glucan endo-1,3-beta-glucosidase 5, encoding MASFNQQYATCFLLSLCILSQCLTKGAVGFACNWGTRSTHPLTPQIVVRLMKDNGFNKVKLFEADPGALKALGRSGIQVMVGIPNDMLDSLASNVNAAIAWVTQNVSTYISKNGVDIRYVAVGNEAFLKTYNGRFVNATFPAIQNIQAALIKAGLGRQVKVTTPLNADVYQSDSGLPSGGNFRPDIQDQMINIIKFLRQNGGPLTFNIYPFLSMDADPNFPKEFAFFDGSASPVVDGSITYTNVFDANFDTLVSALEKNGFSSMPIIVGEVGWPTDGSANANIKNAQRFNQGLFDRIVKKQGTPKRTTAPDIYVFGLIDEDAKSIEPGPFERHWGVFNFDGSIKYPLNLGGGKSLVAAKGVKYLPKQWCVMSNQANPTDPSFADSISKACTYADCTSLSPGASCGNLDPRGNASYAFNMYYQTMDQRKDACNFNGLSAITTINPSPPQGSCKFEIMIDLGKHENKSTTSFAESMKGTCSMVMLVLSFMFTMLVSIISA